Below is a genomic region from Parageobacillus toebii NBRC 107807.
CATCAGCTGTGGGGGATTGAAAAAATGCATACCGACGACTTGATTAGGACGATTGGTTGCGGAAGCTATTTCAGTGATGGACATCGATGAAGTATTCGTTGCTAGAATGGCGTGTTCAGGAGCAATTTGATCCAACTTTGAAAACACTTCTTTTTTTACGTCTATGTTTTCAATGACCGCTTCAATGATGACATCGGCATGTTTCATTTCACGCAAATCCGTAGATCCTCTCACCTTTTCCATTGCTTCGTGTTTTTGCTCGGGGGTTATTTTTCCTTTCGCGATACTCTTATCCATAAACGATTCCATTCGCGATAACGCTTTTTGCAGCACGCGTTCTTCAAGATCTACTAAAATGACGTTAAATCCTGATAAAGCGGCTAAATTGGCAATGCCACTTCCCATTGTGCCAGCTCCAACGACTCCAATTGTCGAAATCATCGAGCAAGTCCTCCTTTTTTTAATTTTGTTTTTATTGCTAATTATTATAAAAAAGGTGAATATAAAAAAATACCTGCATAATGCAGGAAAACATGCTTATCTTTTCATCATTTTTGCGGAGTCAAGACCATATAAATCATATAATTTTAGCGCCATCATCAGATTAAATCGTTGCTCCGACTCGTTTAAAGAAAAGCCAAGCATTTCTTCTATTTTTTCCATCCGATATTGAAGGGTGCTGCGGTGGATATATAGCTTTTCTGCAGCCTCTGTCAAATTGCCATTGCAGTGGAGGAAGACGCGGATCGTTTGCAGCAAATCAACGTGTCTTTCCGATGAATATCGAATCACCGGACCAAGATATTTCTCTACAAACAGTTTCGCTGCCGAGATTTCTTTTAAATGGTGCAATACCGTATACGCCCCCAGCTCATCAAAAAATGCCAAACTCGTTCCTTGAAAATCATGGACAATGACTTGCAATGCTTGTACCGCCTGCTGGTAGCAAAAATAATAATCGCTGATCGATTTTGTAATTCCCCCGATGCCAAAAAACGCGCGGCAAGACACTCCTTCCGCCTCAATCCACCCATTGATCCGCTGATGCCACTCGTTCCAATATTTCGCTGGCTGTTTTTTTTCTTTGCTTGCCGGAACGATCAAAATATATTTATCTTCTATAGCGCCGTATAAAACAGCTGGATCCTCAATGGCAATCCGCACTTTTAATTGGTCCCATAGTGCAGATCTCTCCACGTTCAGCTTTAACAAATCGGCATGTTCTTGCTCGAGGGCGGGAAATTGCAGATGCAATACAACAATTCGATGCTCGTCAAAAATATTCCATTGAAATACATTGGCATACTGGATAATGCTCTCTTCATCCTGAATCTCTGCTGTCAACAATTTATGCAAAAAGCTATCTTTAAGCTGTTCCTTTGTATCAAAAACGAGCTTCTGCTTAATAAACTGGATAGAGAAAATATTGAGGGCTAATTCGACACTCAAACAAAAAAACTCATCTATTTCTTGCGGATATGCTTCAATGGCTAAATAGCCGACCACGTCTCCCCCGCTGTTAATTGGCCAAACAACAACCGAAACATCTAGGAGGCAATCAAGTTGAAAATATCCACCCATACTGCTTTGCCGCGGCACTTGCCTTGACGCCTGTTTCGCAATTTCCCGAAACTGTTGCTCGTTCAAGCGCCTCAATTCATACGCGATCGGCCGCATAAATCGGTCAAATAAAATAACGTCTTTGGCAAACATTTTACTCAATGTTTTTATGATGCCGTGAAAATCCTCGTTCCGAATCGTTTCTTTCATCAACGTTTGTTGATATTGAAGCAGAAAGCGCAGGCGATGGGTATGGTCCCGCTCCTGCTGGTATAGCCGGACATTTTCGAGCATCACGGCAACGTAGTTCGCAAGCATGTCCAAAATCTCTAGGTCTTCTTTGGTGAATCTTCCTTCGTTTTTCCGCTCGACATGCAATACGCCGATCGTTTTGAAATTGACGACTAGCGGAACGGTTAATTGATCCCCGCCTGGTTTCTCTAAGAAAGGAAAATAGTCGCTTACCCGGTAGTTATTTTTCATCATAATTTGATTCGGGCTGTTCACTCTTCCGTACGAAGGGGGATGAAAAACAAAGCTATTGTCTTCTTCCCGGTATAAATACATACAGGCACCAGCCGCATTTGTCCCTTTCCCTGCCCGTTCGACAATTTTTTCAACAAACTGCTCAATCGGCATATCTAAAGAAAAATGTTGCGCAATCCACTCGACACCGACCATTTTCCTCCGCTGTATCTCTTTTTTCTTGGCCACTGTAATCGCGAGAGCGACATCTTCGCCAAAATCGTCGAAAAGCTGCTTTGCTTCAGCGAGCAAAGATACATGGCGTTGAAACCCAATCATGCAAATGCCGTATTCGCTTTCCTCATCTTTAATTGGGACACTAAACCATGTCGTGATGTCATTCCTCCTTAATAAATCAATTAATGGGCACGTGTCGTTGCCTTCCATCTCCTGAAATGTTACACTTCCTTCAAACAATCGGGGGGAGCAGCTGGCGATCTCAATAGGTGGATATGTCGTTCCGTATAGAAAGTCGCCCTGATACAATGTAGGGACTACATCATTTCCTTCTTTTAATACAATGGCAATTAAATCGCATTCGAGCTCCGCCCGAAACGAATTGACCAAGTATTGCAACGCTTCTCCTTCCGTATCAAACTTCACTAATTTTCTCGCCGTCGTCCGCAAATGGCTTTCAATTTTTTTCATTAGCTTTTGCCGCTTGCTTACCTCCATGCCCCGTTTCTCCTTTATTTGTAATCAAATCTCATCGTCAACATGCATTGAGGTTGTTATTAAGCGGCGGCACTTAATAACAACCTCTCGTTTATCCTCTCCATGAAGGAGGAGATCCGTCAGCTCGTATGCGTCTTCGTTTCGATCGTCTTTGCCAGCTCAATGAAGAAGTCAAGCGCCTCCGGATTCGCCATCGATCCAGGATTGACCGCTTTTTCGAGCGGGAATCCGAGCAGCAGCTTGCGAATTGGAATTTCCATTTTCTTTCCGTTTAATGTTTTTGGAATTTGCTCGACTTGGTAAATTTCATCTGGGACAAAGCGCGGCGATACTTTTTGGCGAATTTCGTTTTTGATTTTCTCTTTTAGCTCCTCATCTAATGCCGCTCCTGGCTGAAGCACGACAAACAACGGCATAAACGATTTTCTTCCCATCAGTTCTAAATCGATGATCAAACTTTCGAGCACTTCATCGAGTGATTCGACAGCGCGGTAAATTTCACTCGTTCCCATGCGGACGCCGGCGCGATTAATCGTCGAATCAGAACGCCCGTAAATGACGCAGCCGCCTTCTTCGTCGATTTTTATCCAATCCCCGTGCTTCCAAATTCCTGGATACGTATCGAAATAGCTGTCCAAATATCGCTCGTAATTTGGATCATTCCAGAAAAACAGCGGCATCGATGGCATTGGGTCGGTAATGACTAGCTCTCCCACTTCATTAATTAAACGATTTCCATTTTCATCAAATGCTTGTACATTAGCCCCTAACGAACGGCATTGGATGATCCCCGCACGAACCGGCAAGATTGGCGAACCGGCAACGAAAGCGGTGCATACGTCCGTCCCGCCGCTGCACGAAACTAGGCAAATATCGTCTTTCACGTTTTCGTATACCCAAGCAAATCCTTCCGTCGTCAGCGGCGAACCTGTTGAAAGAACGGCTTGTAAATCGGAAAAATCGTACAATTCTTTTGGCTTAATGCCAAGCTTCATACAAACGTTAATAAACGCTGCGCTTGTTCCGAAATGGGTAATGCGCGCCTTTTCCGCCAGCTCCCATAACACGTTTCCATCCGGATACGTCGGACTCCCGTCATAAAGCACGACCGACGCTCCGACTAACAATCCGCCGATGAGAAAATTCCACATCATCCATCCCGTTGTCGTAAACCAGAAAAATGTGCTTTCCTTTGTCAAATTTTCTTCAATCAATAGCGATTTTAAATGTTCGAGCAAAATGCCGCCATGCCCTTGAACGATTGGCTTCGGCAAGCCTGTTGTACCGGAGGAATACAAAATCCAAAGCGGATGGTCAAACGGAACGTATTCATAAGTAAGTTCCGCTTTTTCCCGAATGATATCATCCCATAATAAAACGGAATCATCCGGTGCTTGTACGTCTTCCCGCAAATATGGAAGCAAAATCGTTTTTTTGAGCGACGGCAATTTTTCCCGCAATTCGTCGACAATCGGACGTTTATCAAACTCTTTCCCGCCATATTGGCATCCGTCAATCGCAAAAAGCACAACCGGTTCAATTTGCTGGAATCGGTCAATGACGCTGCTTGCGCCAAAATCCGGTGAACAGCTCGACCAAATCGCCCCAATGCTGGCGCACGCTAAGAAAGCGATGACGGTTTCCGGAATGTTTGGCATATATGCCACCACTCGGTCTCCCGGTTTGACTCCGATTTTTTTGAGCGCGTTTGCGACCGCCGCCGTTTTTTCTTTCAGCTCTTTCCAAGCCACTTCACGATAAGGCACGCGCTCGGAACGGAAAAGAAGCGCTGGGCGATCGGATCGCTCGTTTCGAAATACGTGCTCCGCATAATTTAACGTCGCACCTGGAAACCATTTCGCTCCCGGCATTTTCCGCTCTTCTAAAACGCAACGGTAAGGAGTCGCCGATTTCACCTCGCAATACTCCCACACCGATTCCCAAAATTCTTCTAGCTGTTCAACGGACCAATTCCATAATTGTCGATGTGTTTCAAATGACAGACCCTTTTTTTCCTTTAACCAATTCATATAGCGCTTAATATTCGATCGTTGAATATGTTCCTCTGTCGGCGTCCATAATACCGTCCCATCCGTAATCGCTTTCATATTCATCTGCGCAAAAAACGCAGAATTCACCCCTCTCCCACCTATTTTCGATTGAAAATTTAGACTATTTATATAATATCATCTTTTCTTATTATTGAGAATACAAAAGCAGAAAACGAACTGTGTGAAGATAATGAAAAAATTCGTCGTAAAACCAAAAAACAAAATGATTGACAAAACAAAGAAGGCGGAATAAGATAAAAAATAAAATTTGGTTTTGTGCAAAATTATAACCTTAACGCAATTTATTGATAAGGAGGAAACTATTATGCCTTCAGTAAAATTGCAGCGTTTATCCGAGGCAGAAGAAGGAGAACGTTTCCGTATTGTGAAGCTTGACATACAAGATGGAACAATGAAACGAAGATTGCTTGACTTAGGATTTGTCCCAGGATGCGAAATAAGCGTTCTGCAAAAAAGCCCACTGGGAGACCCAACCGCATATCGTGTCAGCAACACAACGATTGCATTGCGGAAAGAAGAAAGTGACCATATTTATGGGGAGAGGATACGCGATGTCCACAAATGAATATACAATCGCACTTGCGGGAAATCCGAACACAGGAAAAAGCACATTGTTTAACGTTTTGACCGGATTGCGACAGTATACCGGAAATTGGCCGGGAAAAACGGTCGTTCATGCGGAAGGATTTTTTACGTACAATAACAACCGCTATAAAATGATCGATTTGCCCGGAACCTATTCGCTTTATTCGAATTCGGCGGATGAAGAAGTGGCGCGAGATTTTATTATTTTTGAAAAGCCCGATGTTACGATAGTGGTACTCGATGCTACCGCTTTGGAACGAAATTTAAATCTTGCTTTGCAAGTGTTGGAGATGACAAGCAGCGTCATCGTCTGTGTGAACCTAATGGATGAAGCGAAAAAGAAAGGAATCCGCATCGATACCGAGAAACTAGCGGCAACATTAGGAGTGCCGGTCGTTCCGATTTCCGCGCGCAATAAAGAAGGAATCGACACGTTATTAAAGACAATCGATTCGATGGTGCGTGGAAAAATCAAAACAAACCCGATTGCCGTCCGGTACAGTCCAGAAATTGAACAATGCATCGAAAAGCTCATTCCACGCGTGAAAGAGGTTATTGGCGATGCGTACCCTGCCCGCTGGGTCGCGCTTCGATTGCTTGACGGAGATATGTCTTTGCTTCAGGCTCTCCAACAACAACCGCTTCCATCCGTAAAGGAGGTGTCTATATATGCATGCCACGATACCGCAAAGTCCGTTTGAAGAGCTGATGAATGAAGCGCGAGCACTGGCGCCTGCGGATACGCGCGAACAAATCGTATCGGCTATTTTTCGCACCTCCCAAGCGATTTGCAATGAAACGGTCACCTATACGAATCAAGCAAAACAATACGAAACGGAAAAGCTAGACCGCATTTTTACTTCAAAATTATGGGGATTTCCGATCATGCTTGCGATGCTTGCGGTCGTTATTTATATCACGATTGCCGGCGCGAATATTCCATCTGGCATGTTAGCAGACTTTTTCGGATGGCTTGAAGGATATCTTACCCTTTTCTTTCAAGCACTGCACGCCCCTGACTGGCTGCACGGGTTGCTTGTGTTAGGGTTATATCGAGGCACTGCTTGGGTCGTCAGCGTGATGCTTCCGCCGATGGCGATTTTCTTTCCAATTTTTGCATTGCTAGAAAACTATGGATATCTCCCGCGTGTCGCTTTCAATATGGACCGCTTGTTTAAAAAAGCGGGAGCGCACGGAAAACAATCGCTCACGATGGCGATGGGATTTGGGTGCAACGCCGCGGCTATTCTGTCGACGCGCATCATCGAGTCGCCGCGTGAACGAATGCTGGCGATTTTGACGAACAGCTTCGTCCCTTGCAATGGACGGTGGCCGACATTGATCTTGCTGTCTTCCTTATTTATGGCGGCAGGCTACACTGGCGGATGGAAAACATTGGTCACTGCTAGTGTCGTCGTCGCGATGGTGCTGTTTGGCATCGTCGTCACGCTGACGGTTTCATGGGTGCTGTCAAAAACAGCATTGCGCGGCATCCCGACCCATTACACATTAGAACTGCCGCCGTATCGGCGCCCGAAAATATGGGATACGATTATTCGCGCCACATTAGACAAATCCATTTATGTGCTAAAGCGAGCCATTGTGGTTGCCGCTCCAGCTGGAGTATTAACATGGATACTAGGAAACATTCATATCGGGGATACGACCGTCCTCGCCTATATCGCCGATTGGCTCGATCCATTCGCGCGAGCACTTGGGCTTGATGGCTATATTTTAATGGCGTTTATTTTAGGATTGCCCGCCAATGAAATCGTCTTGCCGATTTTATTAATGGGGTATTTATCGACTGGTTCCTTGACGGAAGTCGATGGTCTGCACTCACTCAAACAAATTTTCGTCGACCACGGCTGGACATGGCTGACCGCGCTCAATATGATGCTGTTTTCCTTGCTTCATTATCCGTGTGGCACCACGCTCGTTAATATTTACAAAGAAACGAAAAGCAAAAAATGGACGTTTGTCGCTTTTGCGCTTCCGACAAGCATCGCTATTGCTGTCACGTTTTTCACCGCGCAACTTGCCAAATGGTTTGGCTTTGTATGAAAAATCCCCGTTTCCTTGTTTAGAGGGAACGGGGATTTTTGTGTGTGATTGTAACTTTATGGTTTTCTATTAATCAAGTTAGTTTACCCATCGTCCTGTCAAATTTCCCCTCGCCGTTAAATACGATAATCGCTTCCATTCAATCAGTTTCCGACGTAATAACTACATAAAATATGTAAATACTCGTGGGTTAGATGATGAATTATGTATTTTCCACACGTCGTGATCGCATAGAAAATGCAGAAAACGTTTGAACGTAACAAAATTTTCAGCTAAATCTGTCCAGATTGGATCAAGTAAACGCCCACCTTTTTTGCTGACCTCAATATATTTCTTTGCTGTCGAGGCCAATGAACGAAATTTACCATTCAAAAGCAATTTAATTACAGAAAATAGGCCGTTTTGTTTCCAATCGATCATTTTAAACGCTGAAGAAGCCATTAATTGTTTAAGAGAAAGAATCATTTTTTCCATATAATCTTCCATCGTACCTAATAAATGAACCAATTCGGAAACAAATATATTGCTTATTCCTGAGGAAACTACGCTTCCAATTACATTTTGCTGGATAAAAAATGTCTTTTCGCTGCATTTAACCATACACCCGCTCCTTTTCGAAAACAAAGGAGCGGGATATGGTCAATCATACTTCCCTTACTTCTTCCAAATGCGACACATCGCCTTCAGTAATCAATTCAAACTTCCCATCGTTTACCCGCACGGTCGTAACGCTGGTTCCATACATATACGGAGGAGCCCAAAGCTCTTTTAACGGCATGTTTTTGAAACGAGCGATAACCGTCTTTAACACCACCCCATGCGTAACAATTAAAATGTTTCCTTCAGGGTGGCGTTTGATGATTCGCTCAATGGCGGCAAACGCCCGGTTTTGGACATCGATGAACCGCTCGCCGCGCCGTGGTGTGTATAAATGCGGATGATTCCAAAAGTGGTCGAACATAATAGGATCCAATTCTTTGATTTCCTCATGGGTCTTTCCTTCCCAGTCGCCAAGGTGAATCTCCCGCAGCTGTTCTTCGGTATAAATCGGAATCAGCCGCTCGCCGCGAATCAGCTGGGCGGTTTCGAGCGCTCGTCCGCTTGTGCTGGCGTAAATCGCGGTCAAATCGACTGCTTCCAGCCGTTTTCCAAGCCGCATTGCGTCTTGCCGCCCCTTTTCCGTAAGCGGCGAATCTTGCCACCCTTGCATCCGCTTTTCAACGTTCCATCGCGTTTCTCCGTGTCTAGTTAAATATAACGTTGCCATTCTCGTTCCCCCATTCCTGTTGTCTCTTATTGTTCCACCGCCGGCTCCAGTTTTTGTTTTTTCACTATCAAATACTCACTCATACTAGTTCTCCTTCTCCTAAATACATCGTTCCCATTTCGATATATTTCTTCTACTCCTTGTTCGTTTTGCGCACACGGTATGCTTTCGCATTGGTTTTAGAGCTGGCAGCTAAATTTTTGGATTTTCTTTTTTGCTTGTCTCCAAATATACCAATCTAACAGCGGATTTTCCAGCTTCATAGAAAATCTGCCGCCTCCAAGCGCGATGATTTTCCTCATATCAGTTCAGCCACTTTACGAGTTTGGTCATCCATATCCCTTCTGGCATCCTCATTTGTTCGACTTCGCGGAAACCGTGACGTTCATATAGACGAAGCGCAGGTATATTCGCGCTTCCTGTCATCACGATGATTTCGTTCGCATTCCGTTCTTGATGACAGACAAACTCAATCAAGGCGCTGGCGATCCCTTGCCGGAAAAAGCCGGGATCCACCATCAAGCGGCAAATGTGCACGGTCTTTTCTGCCCGCTCATAGGAAATCGCTCCTGCCAGTTGTCCCTGCTTTATATATCCATAAAACCGTTCACCGCACTGCTGCAACGTTGCGACTGTATCTTGCAATGGCGGAAGGTCGGGAAATCCGATCAGCCGCGCCTCGACAGCGTAAGAACGGAATTGAAGGAGCAGCACCGCCTCCGCCCATTCGTCTGCCTCTATGTTTATTTCCTGAATCATGCCTTCCTTTCCTTTCTGTTTCATCATGCGCCATCCATTTTTACTTCTCGATGATCGCTTTGTTTTCCTTTTTGCTTCACGAAAAAAGACGATCTTGCCTGAGGGCATCAATCGTCTTCGTTATCGTCTATCAGTAATTTCATCCATCGCTTCTTGCAGCAAGTAGTACCCTTTTTGTTCCCGTCCATCTTTTCGTATCGTCCATTCTTGTTTTTCCAATGCCAGCTCACCGCGTTCATTTTTGACAAATGGCATATGAAGGACAATCATATCATCATCCTTGTTGATCGTATAGCCGATGTAATACTTGTTTCCTGTGCCTTCTTCTTCGAAAATGCCGACTTGGTCCAAATGATAAACATCCATCAACGGCTGCAGCGTGTCAATAAACTCATGGATAATCACGCTTCTTGGCGCAAATTCCATCTTTCTCCCTCCTCTCATCGACGGAGTACGTATAATCGTCCGTTAATGGCAAACGAGATGGCGCCGGTTTCTTCGGAGACGACGATTACAAGCGCATCACTTCGCTCTGTTAACCCAATTGCGGCGCGATGGCGGGTACCTAATTTCCGCTTCGGTGTCACATGCTCGGCAAGCGGCAAAATATTGCCTGCCGATACAATTTCGTCATAACGGATTAACGCTCCCCCATCATGAAGCGGATTGCCTGGATAAAAAATCGTTTCTAACAACGTATGTGAAACCTTTGCCCCAATAGGAACACCATGATGCAATAAATGATCCAGCGAATCCTTTCGCTCAATAACGATGAGAGCACCATGACGGCGTTCCGCCAAATGTTTTGCCGCAAGGGACAAATCGTCATAATGCGGCGTATATTCCGCTAAATAAGAATGCAAATAAAAAGAAGCGGCCGCTGTTTGTACATCCAAGATATGCTTTTGCAATGTTTCTAAACGCGACAATATACAGCACTCATCCATCATTAACGATTGGCGGATTGCTTCCGCCTCCTCCGTAATGTCGCGCAGTGAACGAATTATTTGCTCTTTCATCGGTTGATTAAGCGGTAAAAACTCTTGAATCATGGAACTCCCCCATCGCCGTTTGTTACTATTAGTGTGCGACATTTATAATGAAAAACGGACGGAAATAATAGGAAATCCCTTCTAATGTATTCATTAGAAGGGATGAGAATCAAATACCATATACTCTTCTAGCCATTTTTGCAACTTCTCGGCTTCTAACGACTTGCTAAAGTAAAACCCTTGGGCAAAGTCGCAATCCATCTGTTGGAGAAGCGCTACTTGATGATACGTCTCGACGCCTTCCGCCAATACTTGAATATCCAAGCTTTTCGCTAAATGAATAATCGTATCGACAATCGTTGCATCTTTCGAGTTCTCCGCAATTCCTTGAATAAAGCTGCGGTCAATTTTTAATAAAGACACCGGCAGATTCCGAATGTACGCCAACGAAGAAAATCCTGTGCCGAAATCATCAATGGCTACTTGCACGCCGATATTTTTTAACTGAGTTAAAATATGCTTGCCCGTTTCAAAGTTTTCCATCAAGCCGCTTTCTGTCACTTCCAAAATTAAATGCTCTGGCGCGAAATGCGTATCCCGTAAAATATGGACAATATGCTGAACCAATTCCGTTCGATTTAATAAAAACGGCGATAAGTTGACAGCTAATTTCAGCCCAGGGAACTGCGTCTGCCATTCTTTCACTTGGCGGCACGAATGTTCAAGCACCCATAACGTAATTTCAAAAATGAATCCGCTCTGTTCGGCAAGTGGAATAAAGTCGAGCGGCGGAATTTCTCCAAGCGATGGGTGGCGCCAACGCAACAGTGTTTCCACTCCCATCGTTGCACCGCTGTCAAGCTTAATTTTCGGCTGGTAGCATAAATAAAATTGCTCACGCAAAATCGCAAACGGCAAATCTTGTTCAATGATCGCTTTCCGATTTTGCGTCGGACGATAAAACTCATAACCATTTTTTCCTCTTTTTTTCACATTATATAGAGCTTGATCGGCGTATTTCATGACTTGCTCGATTCGGTCGCTATCTTTTGGGAAAAAAGCAATTCCCATCGATAGCGTAGACTGAATAAGCTGTTTTTCATAATAAAACGGCTTATGGAACGTTTGAACAAGCTCATCGGCGAGTTTCGACACTTCTTCTTTTGCTATGTTCGGAAGCAAAAGCACAAATTCATCTCCGCCAATGCGCGCAAAAAAATCTTCGGAGCGCAGCACGCTTTGCACCCTTCTTACCGCTTCCTGCAAAAAATAGTCGCCAGCTTGATGGGAAAAGTGATCGTTAATCCATTTAAATTTATCAAAATCCAAATAACATAACGCAAAATCGGTTTGGCTTTCGATCAGCTGCTTTATGTATCTCTCAAAATAGCTGCGGTTCGCAATGCCTGTTAACGAATCAAAGTAGGCAAGCTGCCGTAACTTTTCCTCGTATTTTTTCCGTTCGCCAATGTTTTTCACCGTCACAATCACATAATCAAGTTCATTTTGTTCATTCACAATCGCTTTCCCTTGCGCTTCCATCCATATCCATTTTCCTTCGTTATCGCGCTTGCGAAATTCAGCGATTTGAGTGTCATATGTACGATATAGCTCATCAAACTTCCTCACAATGTTCGGCAAATCATCAGGATGCACAAATTGTAAGATATCTTCATACGAATATTGGTGAATTGCCGTGCCTACTTTCTCAAGAGATGATGGTATGTATAATAGCTCACGTTTATTGGAAAAAATAAGAATATAATCCGTAGAATGTTCAGCGATGAGTTGAAAATGTTGTTTGCTTTCTTCCAATGCTCGTTCTAGTTTCTTTTCCTTCGTCACATCGCGGCATACGCAC
It encodes:
- a CDS encoding EAL domain-containing protein; its protein translation is MTGKYAAFFHHFTEAVAILNTEGYVIYTNPAFQALLGTNGSGAVRHSHFETIAEMETIVVEPLLQSVRNGKSIHNVEWTIKKADDRIVPVSAVFSPIVNEQGEIDSILCVCRDVTKEKKLERALEESKQHFQLIAEHSTDYILIFSNKRELLYIPSSLEKVGTAIHQYSYEDILQFVHPDDLPNIVRKFDELYRTYDTQIAEFRKRDNEGKWIWMEAQGKAIVNEQNELDYVIVTVKNIGERKKYEEKLRQLAYFDSLTGIANRSYFERYIKQLIESQTDFALCYLDFDKFKWINDHFSHQAGDYFLQEAVRRVQSVLRSEDFFARIGGDEFVLLLPNIAKEEVSKLADELVQTFHKPFYYEKQLIQSTLSMGIAFFPKDSDRIEQVMKYADQALYNVKKRGKNGYEFYRPTQNRKAIIEQDLPFAILREQFYLCYQPKIKLDSGATMGVETLLRWRHPSLGEIPPLDFIPLAEQSGFIFEITLWVLEHSCRQVKEWQTQFPGLKLAVNLSPFLLNRTELVQHIVHILRDTHFAPEHLILEVTESGLMENFETGKHILTQLKNIGVQVAIDDFGTGFSSLAYIRNLPVSLLKIDRSFIQGIAENSKDATIVDTIIHLAKSLDIQVLAEGVETYHQVALLQQMDCDFAQGFYFSKSLEAEKLQKWLEEYMVFDSHPF
- the cdaS gene encoding sporulation-specific diadenylate cyclase CdaS, encoding MIQEFLPLNQPMKEQIIRSLRDITEEAEAIRQSLMMDECCILSRLETLQKHILDVQTAAASFYLHSYLAEYTPHYDDLSLAAKHLAERRHGALIVIERKDSLDHLLHHGVPIGAKVSHTLLETIFYPGNPLHDGGALIRYDEIVSAGNILPLAEHVTPKRKLGTRHRAAIGLTERSDALVIVVSEETGAISFAINGRLYVLRR